A single uncultured Methanolobus sp. DNA region contains:
- a CDS encoding ABC transporter ATP-binding protein, whose amino-acid sequence MLEVCGLKKTYVTGTFHKCRVDAVNDVSFHIIKGETFGIVGESGCGKSTLGKCVLRLTEPTEGKIVFNGTEITSLDKESLRSIRPKMQMIFQDPDSSLNPRKTIGQSIAEPLKISGMEISKLWGKVEELVKHVGLLPEHIDRYPHQLSGGQNQRAVLARALALEPVFIVADEPTASLDVSVQAQILNLLKDLKNEYGLTMLFISHDLELMRHMCDRIAVMYMGKIVEIANVDDIFSLPVHPFTRLLLNDDENDAEQTACAEDAGQGCCYFSNCPVKTERCVVETPELTEHMQEHFVSCHNVSSLLIQK is encoded by the coding sequence ATGCTTGAAGTTTGCGGACTTAAAAAGACATATGTTACAGGTACATTCCACAAATGCAGAGTTGATGCTGTAAACGATGTTTCATTTCACATAATCAAAGGAGAGACCTTTGGAATAGTAGGGGAGAGCGGCTGTGGAAAATCCACACTTGGAAAATGTGTTCTCAGGCTCACAGAACCCACTGAAGGAAAGATAGTGTTCAACGGTACGGAAATTACATCGCTGGACAAAGAAAGCCTGCGAAGTATCAGGCCAAAAATGCAGATGATATTCCAGGACCCTGATTCTTCACTTAATCCCAGAAAAACAATCGGACAGAGCATCGCTGAACCGCTTAAGATCAGTGGAATGGAGATCAGCAAACTCTGGGGAAAGGTGGAGGAACTTGTAAAACACGTAGGACTTCTTCCGGAACATATTGACCGTTACCCGCACCAGTTAAGTGGAGGACAGAACCAGAGGGCTGTTCTTGCCAGAGCTCTGGCACTTGAACCGGTATTCATTGTAGCCGATGAGCCCACCGCATCACTTGACGTGTCGGTGCAGGCGCAGATATTGAATCTCCTAAAGGATCTCAAGAATGAATACGGCCTTACCATGCTTTTCATTTCCCATGATCTCGAACTCATGCGACACATGTGTGACCGCATTGCTGTGATGTACATGGGAAAGATCGTTGAGATCGCAAATGTGGACGATATTTTCAGTTTACCTGTACATCCTTTCACGCGCCTGCTGCTCAATGATGATGAAAATGATGCAGAGCAGACAGCATGTGCCGAAGATGCAGGACAAGGTTGCTGTTATTTCAGCAATTGTCCGGTGAAAACGGAAAGATGCGTAGTTGAGACTCCGGAACTCACAGAGCATATGCAGGAGCATTTCGTTTCCTGCCATAATGTCAGTTCGTTGCTTATTCAAAAATGA
- the nikB gene encoding nickel ABC transporter permease, whose amino-acid sequence MIEFIARRVLLLIPVLILISAISFGIIYITPGDVAKNALMSPSGGADEKAVEEFRIKQGLDQPIYIQYLKWMGNVLHGDLGYSYMTNEEVSDAILRTFGATLKLAIVSMLISLLIAIPAGIISALKHGTIIDDLFRFTALFGVSMPNFWQAYIMIIFFALFLKVLPSSGYGGGDLSHILLPAITLGTGYAAVTMRLMRASMLDVLRQDYIRAARAKGLPEYLVISRHALKNSLIPVVTMAGLNFGYLLNGSVIVETIFAWPGLGKLIVSSILTKDYPMIQGCILFIAVIFVLINFAVDLSYAYLNPRIRYETGN is encoded by the coding sequence TTGATCGAGTTCATTGCCAGGAGAGTACTGCTCCTGATACCAGTCCTTATACTTATTTCCGCGATCAGTTTTGGTATAATATATATTACTCCCGGAGATGTTGCAAAGAATGCACTGATGAGTCCTTCCGGTGGTGCGGATGAAAAAGCAGTAGAGGAATTCAGGATCAAGCAGGGACTTGATCAACCGATCTATATCCAATACCTGAAATGGATGGGAAATGTCCTCCACGGGGACCTTGGATATTCCTATATGACCAATGAAGAGGTGTCTGATGCGATACTTAGAACATTCGGAGCAACACTGAAACTTGCAATCGTAAGCATGCTGATATCACTTTTGATTGCGATCCCGGCAGGGATAATATCCGCTTTAAAACATGGAACCATTATTGATGACCTGTTCAGGTTCACTGCCCTTTTTGGAGTTTCCATGCCAAACTTCTGGCAGGCATACATTATGATAATCTTCTTTGCGCTGTTCCTGAAAGTATTGCCATCTTCCGGATACGGCGGAGGGGATCTGTCCCATATATTGCTGCCTGCGATCACCCTTGGAACAGGTTATGCAGCAGTGACAATGAGACTTATGAGGGCCAGTATGCTTGACGTACTCAGGCAGGATTACATCAGGGCAGCAAGGGCAAAAGGACTGCCCGAATATCTCGTTATTTCCAGACATGCATTGAAGAATTCCCTGATTCCGGTGGTTACCATGGCAGGACTTAATTTCGGCTATCTGCTTAACGGCTCAGTTATCGTGGAAACCATTTTTGCATGGCCCGGTCTTGGAAAGCTCATCGTTTCATCAATTCTTACCAAGGATTACCCCATGATACAGGGATGTATACTGTTCATAGCTGTCATTTTCGTGCTGATCAACTTCGCTGTGGACCTATCTTATGCATATCTTAACCCGAGGATACGATATGAGACCGGCAATTAA
- a CDS encoding ABC transporter substrate-binding protein, whose product MNISKITEKIRVPFLVLILITAVVAGSLCIDQDDSETNAVATESHLNCVLAQGPSDSLDPASRWVGWYVREFGLYETLFSYDENMVLQPELATGYEQVSDTEWTITLRDGVKFHDGTTMDADAVIYSLNRVLNSDNSRKSEYEFIDAITSDSANTITITTKYPYAPTIASLTDPIMSIISPEADDLQNTPVGTGPFKFKSYEREVSISLEKFDDYWNGASDIDTMDVYIVADGMTRLFMLESGDADIARYIPQSEVASLESNEDYEITSKETLRSYFLYINMNKEPFNDVNFRQAMNYAIDRQQIVDVALEGIGGTPAESVFPSVSEWSINDELEVIERNETKVKELLSEAGLEDIDGDGYLEYNGEDFEISIYTYTSRPQLKPSAEVIVTQFESVGLKTTLTTMEGSAIEAKMVEGDYDLALYAWGVAPTGDPDYFFSKHFHSEGTEALKTGYSNEQVDQWIDDAKKTSDEELRKEYYDNVQRQVLEDCPEIYVFYQNAITAYDTKVGGYQEYPNEITILTKDIYLKE is encoded by the coding sequence ATGAATATTTCAAAAATTACGGAAAAAATAAGAGTACCATTTCTGGTACTTATTTTGATCACAGCGGTCGTTGCAGGTTCTCTCTGCATAGACCAGGATGATAGCGAAACAAACGCAGTTGCAACAGAAAGCCACCTGAATTGTGTGCTTGCACAGGGACCATCAGACTCCCTTGACCCTGCAAGCAGGTGGGTGGGATGGTATGTGAGAGAGTTCGGATTATACGAGACACTTTTCAGTTACGATGAGAACATGGTACTTCAACCGGAGCTTGCCACAGGTTACGAGCAGGTTTCTGACACAGAATGGACGATCACACTCAGGGACGGGGTCAAATTCCATGACGGTACAACCATGGACGCAGATGCTGTCATATATTCCCTGAACAGGGTGCTTAACTCTGATAACTCAAGAAAGAGTGAATATGAATTCATCGACGCCATTACAAGTGATTCAGCCAACACTATCACAATCACAACAAAATACCCGTATGCACCTACCATTGCAAGTCTGACAGACCCGATCATGTCAATTATCAGTCCTGAAGCAGATGACCTTCAGAACACACCTGTTGGAACCGGACCTTTCAAATTCAAGAGCTATGAACGTGAGGTCAGCATTAGTCTTGAGAAATTCGATGACTACTGGAATGGTGCTTCAGACATCGATACAATGGATGTATACATTGTAGCTGATGGTATGACCCGTCTTTTCATGCTTGAAAGCGGTGATGCTGATATTGCAAGATACATTCCGCAGTCCGAGGTTGCAAGCCTTGAGAGCAATGAGGACTATGAAATAACCTCAAAAGAGACACTCAGGTCATATTTCCTCTACATCAATATGAACAAAGAACCATTCAACGATGTCAATTTCAGACAGGCAATGAACTACGCCATTGACCGCCAGCAGATAGTTGATGTTGCTCTGGAAGGAATCGGCGGAACACCTGCAGAAAGTGTATTCCCTTCAGTATCCGAATGGTCAATTAATGATGAACTGGAAGTCATTGAAAGAAATGAAACAAAGGTAAAAGAATTGCTTTCAGAAGCAGGTCTTGAAGATATTGACGGCGACGGCTATCTTGAGTATAACGGAGAGGACTTTGAGATCAGCATCTACACCTATACAAGCCGTCCACAGCTTAAACCATCTGCAGAAGTAATCGTAACCCAGTTTGAGTCCGTAGGACTGAAAACAACCCTGACAACAATGGAAGGCAGTGCCATTGAAGCAAAGATGGTTGAAGGTGACTACGACCTTGCCCTTTATGCATGGGGAGTTGCTCCAACAGGCGACCCTGACTACTTCTTCAGCAAGCACTTCCACTCAGAAGGTACAGAAGCTTTGAAGACAGGATACTCCAACGAGCAGGTAGACCAGTGGATAGATGATGCCAAGAAGACATCCGATGAGGAACTCAGGAAAGAGTACTACGATAATGTCCAGAGACAGGTTCTTGAAGACTGCCCTGAGATCTACGTATTCTACCAGAATGCTATCACAGCATATGACACCAAAGTTGGGGGTTACCAGGAATACCCTAACGAGATAACAATCCTGACAAAGGACATCTATCTCAAGGAGTGA
- a CDS encoding ATPase domain-containing protein, producing MRFVDTIDGLNDVFETDIPKNSVVLVTGAAGTLKSGFTFQLLSNYLEEQDEYGLYITFEQSKENHLLNMESMGIELSNKLHISDFSDYRVMYDDFSDDLINILEENIIQFKKHIGEKCTCIAVDSLGALYSLLDNDSHDLRKKMYKFLETLRREKLTTFLILEEEKRSDMSDPSTGMEGYLADGIIELGLHLKGNVANRYMRVRKMRATAHSMEPWILAVSENGLKVYKGNF from the coding sequence ATGAGATTTGTGGATACCATAGATGGATTGAATGATGTCTTTGAGACAGATATTCCCAAAAACAGTGTAGTGCTGGTCACCGGTGCAGCAGGTACGCTGAAATCAGGTTTTACTTTTCAGTTATTATCCAATTATCTGGAAGAACAGGATGAGTATGGTCTGTACATAACCTTCGAACAAAGCAAAGAAAACCATCTTTTGAACATGGAAAGCATGGGAATTGAGTTATCGAATAAGCTGCATATATCAGATTTTAGCGATTATCGTGTGATGTATGATGATTTTTCTGATGATCTGATTAACATTCTTGAAGAGAATATTATTCAGTTCAAGAAACACATTGGCGAGAAATGTACATGTATAGCTGTTGATTCTCTGGGTGCTCTTTATTCGCTTCTTGATAATGATTCCCATGACCTGAGGAAAAAGATGTACAAATTCCTTGAAACACTGAGGCGTGAGAAACTTACAACTTTCCTTATACTGGAGGAAGAAAAAAGGTCTGATATGTCTGACCCTTCCACAGGCATGGAAGGTTATCTTGCAGATGGGATCATTGAACTTGGTCTGCACCTGAAGGGCAATGTTGCCAACAGGTATATGAGAGTGAGAAAGATGCGTGCCACAGCGCACAGTATGGAACCCTGGATCCTTGCTGTCTCTGAAAACGGACTGAAAGTGTACAAAGGCAATTTTTAA
- a CDS encoding ABC transporter ATP-binding protein: protein MLNVSDLHVRFPTDVGLVNAVNGVDLSVNAGEVMGLIGESGCGKSVLGLAITRLLQEDAIVKGNIHYRGKELHALDKKSMRQIRGKDIGMILQNPGTSLNPVIPIGKQIAEPLIMHRGMKRAVAMDKAVSLLERVKIREPEKRAKEYPHQYSGGMKERALIAMGLANEPEFIIADEPTKGLDVTVKKSIVKLLKEIADKKTMLIITHDLAVAEDVCDNVGVMYAGEIVEIAPASNMFAEQLHPYTKGFFESLPARGLKPIKGNSPSLIDLPEGCRFHSRCEHCMDRCKEEHPQMIEHEGRHVRCFLYA from the coding sequence TTGCTTAACGTTTCTGACCTGCATGTGAGATTCCCAACTGATGTGGGACTTGTGAATGCTGTTAATGGCGTAGACCTTTCCGTAAATGCAGGTGAGGTCATGGGGCTGATTGGAGAATCAGGTTGTGGGAAATCAGTACTTGGGCTTGCCATCACCCGTCTGCTCCAGGAAGATGCCATTGTAAAAGGAAATATACACTACAGAGGAAAGGAGCTGCATGCTCTGGACAAAAAAAGCATGAGGCAAATTCGGGGAAAAGACATTGGCATGATACTCCAGAATCCCGGCACATCCCTTAATCCTGTCATTCCCATTGGCAAACAGATAGCAGAGCCACTTATTATGCACAGGGGCATGAAACGTGCTGTTGCAATGGATAAAGCTGTCTCACTTCTTGAACGTGTAAAGATAAGGGAACCTGAAAAAAGGGCGAAAGAATATCCGCACCAGTACAGCGGCGGAATGAAAGAGCGTGCCCTTATCGCAATGGGTCTGGCAAATGAACCAGAGTTCATAATTGCTGACGAACCCACAAAAGGGCTGGATGTTACCGTAAAAAAGAGTATTGTTAAGCTTCTTAAAGAAATCGCCGACAAGAAGACGATGCTCATCATCACCCACGACCTTGCGGTTGCAGAGGATGTCTGCGATAATGTTGGTGTGATGTATGCAGGCGAGATAGTTGAAATTGCACCTGCAAGCAACATGTTCGCTGAGCAATTGCACCCTTACACAAAAGGCTTTTTCGAATCACTCCCTGCAAGAGGCCTCAAACCTATCAAAGGGAACAGCCCGTCACTTATCGATCTTCCTGAAGGATGCCGGTTCCATTCCAGATGCGAACACTGTATGGACCGTTGTAAAGAGGAGCATCCGCAGATGATCGAACATGAGGGACGACATGTGAGGTGTTTCCTGTATGCTTGA
- a CDS encoding DUF835 domain-containing protein, with amino-acid sequence MDEHKKGKVLIVDDESMNVKLLDAYLMHEYEIISAYGGVEALEKVESHNPDIILLDLMMPDITGYEVCKILKGSEKTRFIPIIMVTALSSLEDRIKGIDAGADDFLTKPLDRLEIKTRVGSLLRIKKLHDELISERDQAQNYLDLAGVMLFVLDENGIVKVINKKGCEILGYREDEILGNDWFDSYVPELFRESARKGFENLLSAQTESTGYFEVPFLNSNKQKRIMSWTNIVLHDPEGNINGLLVSGEDITERIDAESKIKRANEYLDNLLKASPIAILALDSKKRVVTANRNAADLLGYEVSEIIARPIRDFVDDVDLLEFSDKKDFEMVFYTKHEEKVRMNVSTSLLPDDGGKEGLVITLQDRSRLRGLFITPLTEDIEENSDQADIELESGYIYLSGSEDPGQSYIAFSELVKSGKPGLCITRMNPDKLRNMYGIAKTPIVWLTKNKIAGQQSIDSTELFRIHPTIADFVNKVDDGVVLMDGLEYLILDNDFISVVKLLEQSNDTIMASSSRMMLQLDPDVLEKKEFHLLKRWMRPVAGDTPSQDKGL; translated from the coding sequence ATGGATGAGCATAAAAAGGGAAAAGTGCTGATAGTTGACGATGAGTCGATGAATGTCAAGCTATTGGATGCTTATCTCATGCATGAATATGAGATAATATCAGCATATGGCGGTGTAGAAGCACTTGAAAAGGTGGAGAGTCATAATCCTGATATAATTCTTCTTGACCTGATGATGCCGGATATAACTGGTTATGAGGTCTGTAAAATTCTTAAGGGTTCTGAAAAGACCCGTTTTATTCCTATTATCATGGTAACAGCACTTTCAAGCCTGGAAGATCGTATAAAAGGCATTGATGCCGGTGCGGATGATTTCCTTACAAAACCGCTGGACCGTCTGGAGATCAAGACAAGGGTCGGCTCACTTCTTAGGATCAAGAAACTTCATGATGAACTTATATCAGAAAGGGATCAGGCACAGAACTATCTTGACCTTGCAGGAGTAATGCTCTTTGTCCTCGATGAGAATGGCATTGTCAAAGTCATTAACAAGAAAGGGTGCGAAATACTGGGTTACCGGGAAGATGAGATCCTTGGGAATGACTGGTTTGATAGTTATGTTCCCGAACTATTCAGGGAAAGTGCAAGAAAAGGATTCGAGAATCTGCTTTCTGCCCAGACGGAAAGTACAGGTTATTTTGAGGTTCCATTCCTTAACAGCAATAAGCAGAAAAGGATAATGAGCTGGACCAATATTGTACTCCATGATCCGGAAGGGAACATAAACGGTTTGCTTGTTTCCGGTGAGGATATCACAGAAAGAATAGATGCGGAATCCAAGATAAAAAGAGCCAATGAATATCTTGATAATCTTCTGAAAGCATCCCCGATTGCCATATTAGCACTTGACAGCAAGAAAAGGGTTGTTACTGCCAACAGAAATGCAGCAGACCTGCTGGGTTATGAGGTCAGTGAGATAATTGCAAGACCTATCAGGGACTTTGTAGATGACGTTGACTTGCTGGAGTTTTCAGATAAAAAAGACTTTGAAATGGTCTTCTACACCAAGCACGAAGAAAAGGTCCGTATGAATGTTTCAACTTCGCTGCTTCCGGACGATGGTGGAAAAGAAGGCCTTGTGATAACGCTTCAGGATCGTTCCAGACTAAGAGGTCTTTTTATTACCCCGCTTACCGAGGACATTGAAGAAAATTCAGATCAGGCAGACATCGAGCTTGAAAGCGGATATATTTATCTTTCAGGTTCAGAGGACCCCGGTCAGAGCTACATTGCGTTTTCGGAACTTGTAAAAAGCGGAAAGCCCGGACTTTGTATTACCAGGATGAACCCCGATAAGTTAAGGAACATGTATGGTATTGCAAAAACGCCTATTGTATGGCTTACCAAGAATAAAATAGCAGGCCAGCAGTCAATTGATTCTACAGAACTTTTCAGGATCCATCCTACGATAGCTGATTTTGTAAACAAGGTGGATGATGGCGTTGTTCTTATGGATGGTCTGGAGTATCTTATACTTGACAATGACTTCATTTCGGTGGTCAAATTACTGGAACAGTCCAATGATACGATTATGGCATCAAGTTCCAGAATGATGCTTCAGCTTGATCCTGATGTTCTGGAAAAGAAAGAATTCCATCTTCTGAAAAGATGGATGAGGCCAGTGGCGGGAGATACTCCATCTCAAGATAAAGGTTTATAG
- a CDS encoding methyltransferase domain-containing protein has translation METKEVIQNYWDYRSETYNSSVVDQTEEERMLWTNLLSTAMENRNGLKVLDVGTGPGILALIAAELGNDVTAVDLSENMVKKARENALRRALDIEFMQGDAENLKLPDAHFDVVMNKYLLWTLPEPGKALMEWRRVLKDGGMIIAIDGDWHSESLVIKTVRNISNAIKVVKETKYPRVFNKHYDPLKKELPLFSLKPAEVKRYFREAGFEDVSIERIESPFISGKKRTWRDRLNLSEPVYMIKARKH, from the coding sequence ATGGAAACAAAAGAAGTCATTCAGAATTACTGGGATTACCGCAGTGAAACTTACAACTCCAGTGTTGTTGACCAGACCGAGGAAGAGAGAATGCTTTGGACAAATCTGTTGTCCACTGCAATGGAAAACAGGAACGGACTGAAAGTACTTGATGTGGGAACAGGGCCAGGCATTCTTGCACTTATTGCTGCCGAACTTGGCAATGATGTCACAGCCGTTGACCTTTCGGAGAATATGGTGAAAAAAGCAAGGGAAAATGCACTGAGAAGAGCACTGGACATTGAGTTCATGCAGGGAGATGCTGAGAATCTTAAGCTTCCTGACGCTCATTTTGATGTTGTGATGAACAAATATCTTCTCTGGACACTTCCCGAACCTGGTAAGGCACTCATGGAATGGAGAAGAGTGCTTAAAGACGGCGGAATGATAATCGCCATAGATGGTGACTGGCATAGTGAAAGCCTTGTTATCAAAACAGTGAGAAACATCTCCAACGCGATAAAAGTTGTAAAGGAAACTAAATACCCGCGTGTTTTCAACAAGCATTATGACCCGTTGAAAAAGGAGCTTCCGTTGTTCAGCCTGAAACCTGCTGAAGTCAAACGCTACTTTAGGGAAGCAGGATTTGAGGACGTTTCCATCGAAAGGATAGAAAGCCCATTCATCTCCGGAAAGAAAAGGACATGGAGAGATAGACTTAATCTTTCTGAACCTGTTTACATGATCAAAGCCAGAAAGCATTAA
- the nikC gene encoding nickel transporter permease: MRPAIKRHSAGIVLSVAILAGFLIMALFAGYIAPHDPEEANLDKRLQEPSAEYPFGTDHLGRCILSRVIFGSRISLSVGLLVVSSSLLFGTTVGTVSGYYGGLLDEIIMRIVDTFLAFPGLLLALGISGLFGAGFTNMVIALIIVEWTSYARLARSSVIDVKEHDYVTASRGLGAKDSHIIIQHIIPNIISPLIVMATIGMGYAILASAGLSFLGFGVQPPTPEWGSMLTDGRDFIRSAPYIMIFPGLAIMAAVLAFNYLGDSLRDILDPKKIRSSEL; the protein is encoded by the coding sequence ATGAGACCGGCAATTAAAAGACATAGTGCAGGGATCGTACTCAGCGTTGCAATCCTTGCAGGATTTCTTATCATGGCACTGTTTGCCGGATACATCGCACCACATGACCCGGAAGAAGCAAATCTCGATAAAAGACTTCAGGAACCATCTGCTGAATATCCATTCGGGACTGACCACCTCGGACGCTGCATTTTAAGCCGTGTCATATTCGGGTCAAGGATATCGTTATCTGTTGGTCTTCTGGTGGTGTCCTCATCCCTTTTGTTCGGAACAACCGTTGGTACTGTTTCAGGATACTACGGAGGACTGCTGGATGAGATAATCATGAGAATTGTCGATACGTTCCTTGCTTTCCCCGGACTGCTACTGGCATTGGGAATTTCAGGACTTTTCGGTGCAGGATTCACGAATATGGTGATCGCATTGATAATTGTGGAGTGGACAAGCTACGCACGACTTGCCAGAAGTTCGGTAATAGATGTGAAAGAACATGATTATGTCACAGCGTCCAGAGGTCTTGGAGCAAAGGATTCCCACATAATAATCCAGCACATAATCCCTAACATAATATCACCACTCATAGTCATGGCAACCATCGGAATGGGTTATGCCATACTTGCCTCAGCCGGACTGAGTTTCCTTGGTTTTGGTGTCCAGCCTCCAACTCCCGAATGGGGTTCCATGTTAACTGACGGGAGAGATTTTATCCGTTCCGCGCCTTATATCATGATCTTCCCGGGACTTGCTATTATGGCTGCAGTGCTTGCATTCAATTACCTGGGTGACAGCTTAAGGGATATACTTGACCCGAAAAAGATCAGAAGCTCGGAACTGTAA
- a CDS encoding MFS transporter: MVIQKAKQSTGNYFSRIKEFTPNARMFLTYVFLISLNLGVYKVIFNLYILRLGYSEDFLGLILSLTSIATGVFSIPSAIICDRIGRKNTLLLSCLLLALSLVFLYNTTSKELLMFFSILYGASSALNIVTGSTFMLENSKPFERMHLFSMYQLIYTGATMAGNLIGGVFPAVLAKMTAMDASGSLAYRITLLLSLTTIMISFLPLLKVREGKAITHQNKRSYVFSTLLRSEHTLKMILVYSIYGLGWGLALPYFNVYLDVILNASSDEIGVMFSLAEVLMMIALLFLPGLTERYGKIKIASLVQILSIPFLLMFISTPILYLVGFAYIMRSTLMNLANPILNNFKLEIVSEEQRATMNSITWMTCYIFVGIGTYIGGYILAAGDYKLPFIITCGMYAAAAVLYYIFFDRVEKEHNDNMSSDV, translated from the coding sequence ATGGTCATACAGAAGGCTAAACAGTCCACAGGCAATTATTTCTCACGGATAAAGGAATTCACACCAAACGCACGTATGTTTCTTACATATGTGTTCCTGATATCCCTGAACCTCGGAGTTTACAAGGTCATATTCAATCTCTATATCCTGAGACTTGGATATTCAGAGGATTTTCTTGGACTCATTCTATCACTTACTTCCATAGCAACCGGAGTATTCTCGATACCTTCGGCGATTATATGTGACCGCATAGGCAGGAAGAACACGCTTCTGCTTTCATGCTTATTGCTTGCACTTTCTCTGGTATTCCTTTACAATACGACCTCAAAAGAACTGCTCATGTTCTTCAGTATACTTTACGGTGCATCTTCGGCATTGAATATTGTTACAGGTTCCACCTTCATGCTGGAGAACTCAAAACCCTTTGAGAGAATGCACCTGTTCTCAATGTATCAGCTTATCTACACCGGTGCCACCATGGCTGGAAATCTCATAGGAGGAGTTTTCCCTGCAGTACTTGCAAAAATGACTGCCATGGACGCCAGCGGTTCGCTTGCATACCGTATCACACTGCTGCTGTCACTAACAACGATAATGATATCATTTTTACCCTTGCTGAAGGTACGGGAGGGAAAAGCCATTACGCACCAGAATAAGCGTTCATATGTGTTCAGCACTCTCTTAAGATCAGAGCACACCCTGAAAATGATCCTCGTTTACAGTATCTACGGACTTGGATGGGGGCTTGCACTCCCTTATTTCAATGTTTATCTTGATGTGATACTCAATGCCAGTTCTGATGAGATAGGAGTTATGTTCTCCCTTGCTGAAGTGCTTATGATGATAGCTCTTTTGTTCCTGCCGGGACTTACGGAGCGCTACGGGAAGATAAAGATAGCATCCCTTGTCCAGATACTTTCCATACCATTCCTTCTCATGTTCATATCTACTCCGATCCTCTATCTGGTAGGATTTGCCTACATTATGAGGTCAACCCTGATGAACCTGGCAAACCCCATACTTAATAATTTTAAGCTGGAAATTGTCAGCGAGGAACAGAGAGCTACAATGAATAGTATTACATGGATGACATGTTACATCTTTGTAGGAATCGGAACTTATATAGGGGGATATATACTAGCTGCCGGGGACTATAAACTTCCATTTATCATCACTTGTGGGATGTATGCAGCAGCTGCTGTATTGTACTATATTTTCTTTGACAGGGTCGAAAAGGAACACAACGACAATATGAGTTCAGATGTCTGA
- a CDS encoding methyltransferase domain-containing protein, translating to MDTKESIYKYWNSRSETYTNGVIDEPGDERDAWKRTILESMSNRNGLKILDVGTGPGFFAMISAELGNEVTAVDLSENMLEKAKNNALLRGLSIDFMQGDAENLNLPDGQFDVVTNKCLLWTLPDPVKAITEWKRVLKDDGMVIAIDGDWYDKGIMYRIIRAASDIVRMLKGNAYPYIFRKHYAPIKKDLPLFSLKPEQVKRYFYDAGFTSVSIEEMDELCSSARKNGKILDKLDYSSPMYLIRAQK from the coding sequence ATGGATACAAAAGAATCAATTTACAAATACTGGAACTCCCGCAGTGAAACTTACACCAACGGAGTAATAGATGAACCGGGAGACGAACGTGACGCCTGGAAAAGAACGATACTTGAATCCATGAGTAACAGAAATGGACTGAAAATACTGGATGTGGGAACAGGACCGGGATTTTTTGCGATGATCAGTGCAGAGCTTGGAAATGAAGTTACTGCGGTAGACCTGTCCGAGAACATGCTTGAAAAAGCTAAAAATAATGCACTGTTAAGAGGACTGTCCATAGATTTCATGCAAGGAGATGCTGAGAACCTTAACCTTCCGGACGGACAGTTCGATGTTGTGACAAACAAGTGCCTCCTGTGGACATTACCAGACCCTGTCAAAGCCATCACAGAATGGAAAAGAGTGCTCAAAGATGATGGAATGGTGATCGCCATTGACGGAGACTGGTATGACAAAGGAATCATGTACCGTATAATACGTGCGGCATCTGATATTGTAAGAATGCTGAAAGGAAATGCTTACCCCTACATTTTCAGGAAGCATTATGCACCTATAAAGAAAGATCTCCCCTTATTCAGCCTGAAACCCGAACAGGTGAAACGTTATTTTTACGACGCAGGATTTACCAGCGTATCTATTGAAGAAATGGACGAGCTGTGCAGTTCTGCAAGAAAGAATGGGAAAATACTGGACAAGCTTGACTATTCCAGTCCAATGTACCTGATAAGAGCACAGAAATAA